Proteins from a genomic interval of Helicoverpa zea isolate HzStark_Cry1AcR chromosome 13, ilHelZeax1.1, whole genome shotgun sequence:
- the LOC124635990 gene encoding fibroin light chain-like encodes MLPIVLVLLVATSALAAPGVNLSIRNVNDVVPPKHNGGIVSAFLTNQAFEIVDGGDTATYVLNLQQVIDDLANQGDKSSQALAAGQAIAILGALSTGIPGDACAPANFINAYVSSLRSGNSVGPALAKFVNVLKQNIDQIVQYANNPNQLKNAVGPRGNCNGGGRNYQFEAAWDTILSNASGASAGLVNEQYCAAKRLFTAFNAQNSNVGAYVTAVSLPPVNRILQEALGPVAKFVASLSSGNPAAAAAGAKNALDNALRY; translated from the exons ATGCTGCCTATCGTACTGGTATTACTCGTCGCTACT AGCGCTCTGGCTGCCCCAGGCGTCAACCTGAGCATCCGCAACGTAAACGATGTGGTGCCACCCAAGCACAATGGCGGAATAGTCTCTGC TTTCTTGACCAACCAAGCCTTCGAGATCGTAGACGGTGGAGACACCGCCACTTACGTGCTCAACCTTCAGCAAGTCATTGACGACCTCGCCAACCAAGGAGACAAGAGCAGCCAGGCGCTCGCCGCCGGTCAAGCTATTGCCATCCTCGGTGCTCTGAGCACTGGAATCCCCGGAGACGCTTGTGCTCCTGCCAAC TTCATCAACGCCTACGTCTCATCCCTCCGTAGCGGCAACTCCGTGGGTCCAGCTCTCGCCAAGTTCGTCAACGTCTTGAAACAAAACATCGACCAAATTGTCCAATACGCTAACAACCCTAACCAACTGAAGAACGCT GTTGGACCCCGAGGTAACTGCAACGGTGGAGGCAGAAACTACCAATTCGAAGCCGCCTGGGACACCATCCTCAGCAACGCCTCCGGAGCCTCAGCAGG GCTTGTCAACGAGCAATACTGCGCTGCCAAGCGTCTGTTCACCGCTTTCAACGCACAAAACAGCAATGTAGGAGCTTACGTTACCGCGGTCTCCCTGCCACCAGTCAACCGCATCCTCCAAGAGGCTTTGGGACCTGTCGCTAAG ttcGTTGCATCCCTCTCTTCTGGCAACCCTGCAGCCGCAGCTGCCGGAGCCAAGAATGCCCTGGACAACGCCCTCAGATACTAA
- the LOC124635791 gene encoding uncharacterized protein LOC124635791, translated as MQCANIRPSARDIVRRFYAILPYFDKDHTNTAFLHKFRGTIYSMSDSEDMLDREAGFYAAVLTPLVFLQQYRDTWCLLERFHRAIRLYQISHPTEKRSALKLLQNLRAVNQKIRGFIFDLPGPEQAARTTSAPDSEEDDTLHDKKDIRYLKELIKNLG; from the exons ATGCAATGCGCCAATATACGTCCGTCAGCGAGAGATATTGTCAGGCGTTTTTATGCGATCCTACCTTA CTTCGACAAGGACCACACAAACACCGCATTTCTCCACAAGTTCCGAGGTACGATCTACAGTATGTCCGACAGTGAAGACATGCTGGATCGTGAGGCTGGCTTCTATGCTGCCGTGCTCACTCCGCTGGTCTTCTTGCAGCAGTATCGGGATACCTGGTGCCTTTTGGAGCGG TTCCACAGGGCCATACGATTGTATCAGATTTCTCACCCGACTGAAAAGAGGTCTGCCTTGAAATTGCTGCAGAATTTAAGAGCTGTTAATCAAAAG ATCCGAGGGTTCATATTCGATCTACCAGGCCCAGAGCAAGCGGCTCGGACCACGTCAGCGCCCGACAGCGAGGAAGATGACACATTACATGACAAGAAAGACATTAGGTATCTCAAAGAACTTATTAAAAATCTTGGCTGA
- the LOC124635733 gene encoding uncharacterized protein LOC124635733 isoform X1, which translates to MFLLPLLCLTLSFYASANYLSYSCRRDPYYGTPPIFLVREPDKSNQTWNINKDMNHAFIEACKNFYVIRNVSIQDSFDNNIVFFGFSGDDDEFNRITQRGLEVVGDAVETLGNVTCEQMNNYEICNRTKVVNLVSKQLRDNYGDDNVYDLIQNMIGDKETRTVTHGRSCAPVFQNITELYKVVLCDERYTDINVYIHPLKVVVSQMNDCKSTLKKYDYSVLALLTSKGFDHSSVHSVPTIFYDTLYASEEDEAAFPNSVTLLPWRLLKYGFLGFIRSMGWERVVIVSDVSQYSIEFEHELTTLFVKERIVYTTVKSEDYKFDVAKISKKLHMTMPRIVIANLEEENALKLMRLWPGKITVWIARDISKQRADQQQLPQRLFSISLGAVTEPNCGVVANILSGLTTILRAYHAYIPTALNPTMRRRNCSKLLTEEARKLVQETAAAKAYVYKLARRPAYDKLISTLRVDYNGFKVLHVTNPFKTGIPSDGTAQCLAKSNTYSKRCEDTFVLLLMCVVILFFTTALLISCYFHKSSPYNDPRYHNF; encoded by the exons atgtttttattacctTTGCTATGTTTAACACTATCTTTTTACGCGTCTGCGAATTATCTTAGCTATAGTTGTAGAAGAG ACCCATATTATGGTACTCCCCCTATATTTCTTGTCAGAGAGCCTGACAAAAGTAACCAAACATGGAATATAAACAAAGATATGAATCATGCATTTATTGAAGCGTGTAAAAACTTTTACGTTATACGCAATGTTTCTATCCAGGATAG TTttgacaataatattgtcttcttCGGATTTTccggtgatgatgatgaatttaatCGCATCACACAGCGTGGGCTGGAAGTCGTTGGGGACGCCGTCGAAACACTTGGAAATGTAACTTGCGAGCAAATGAACAATTATGAAATATGTAACAGGACCAAAGTAGTAAATCTCGTCTCTAAACAGCTAAGAGATAATTATGGAGACGACAATGTTTACGACTTGATACAGAATATGATTGGAGATAAAGAGACTAGGACCGTCACACACGGGAGAAGTTGTGCCCcagtatttcaaaatattacagAACTATACAAAGTTGTACTATGCGATGAAAGATACACTGACATAAACGTTTATATACATCCTTTGAAAGTAGTAGTATCGCAGATGAACGATTGTAAGTCaacgttaaaaaaatatgattattccGTTCTTGCGCTATTGACATCTAAAGGTTTTGACCATTCGTCGGTTCACTCAGTACCAACTATATTCTATGACACTCTTTATGCTTCTGAAGAAGACGAGGCTGCTTTTCCAAATTCTGTTACTTTATTACCATGGCGACTGTTGAAATATGGTTTCTTAGGATTTATAAGATCAATGGGCTGGGAAAGAGTTGTGATTGTATCCGATGTTTCACAATACAGCATTGAATTTGAACATGAATTGACAACGTTATTTGTCAAAGAAAGGATTGTTTACACGACGGTGAAAAGCGAAGATTATAAGTTTGACGTTGCTAAG ATCTCAAAAAAACTTCATATGACAATGCCGAGGATAGTTATTGCGAACCTTGAGGAAGAAAACGCTTTAAAACTTATGCGTTTGTGGCCGGGGAAAATAACTGTTTGGATTGCGAGAGATATATCTAAACAGAGAGCTGATCAG CAGCAATTACCCCAACGCTTGTTCTCAATTTCTTTGGGCGCTGTCACCGAACCCAACTGTGGCGTGGTTGCTAATATTCTATCTGGACTTACCACCATCCTCAGGGCTTACCATGCTTACATCCCTACGGCCCTAAACCCCACCATGAGAAGGCGTAACTGTTCCAA GCTATTGACCGAAGAAGCAAGAAAGTTAGTGCAAGAGACTGCAGCAGCTAAGGCGTATGTGTACAAATTGGCACGGCGACCAGCATATGACAAGCTAATATCAACCTTGAGAGTAGATTACAATGGGTTCAAAGTTCTCCATGTCACAAATCCGTTTAAAACTGGAATACCTTCTGACGGAACGGCTCAATGTTTGGCTAAAAGTAATACCTACTCAAAACGTTGTGAAGACACTTTTGTCTTGTTGCTAATGTGTGTGGTGATACTCTTCTTCACGACTGCTCTTTTGATCTCTTGTTACTTCCACAAGTCTTCTCCATACAATGATCCGAGATATCAcaacttttaa
- the LOC124635733 gene encoding uncharacterized protein LOC124635733 isoform X2, with translation MFLLPLLCLTLSFYASANYLSYSCRRDPYYGTPPIFLVREPDKSNQTWNINKDMNHAFIEACKNFYVIRNVSIQDSFDNNIVFFGFSGDDDEFNRITQRGLEVVGDAVETLGNVTCEQMNNYEICNRTKVVNLVSKQLRDNYGDDNVYDLIQNMIGDKETRTVTHGRSCAPVFQNITELYKVVLCDERYTDINVYIHPLKVVVSQMNDCKSTLKKYDYSVLALLTSKGFDHSSVHSVPTIFYDTLYASEEDEAAFPNSVTLLPWRLLKYGFLGFIRSMGWERVVIVSDVSQYSIEFEHELTTLFVKERIVYTTVKSEDYKFDVAKISKKLHMTMPRIVIANLEEENALKLMRLWPGKITVWIARDISKQRADQQLPQRLFSISLGAVTEPNCGVVANILSGLTTILRAYHAYIPTALNPTMRRRNCSKLLTEEARKLVQETAAAKAYVYKLARRPAYDKLISTLRVDYNGFKVLHVTNPFKTGIPSDGTAQCLAKSNTYSKRCEDTFVLLLMCVVILFFTTALLISCYFHKSSPYNDPRYHNF, from the exons atgtttttattacctTTGCTATGTTTAACACTATCTTTTTACGCGTCTGCGAATTATCTTAGCTATAGTTGTAGAAGAG ACCCATATTATGGTACTCCCCCTATATTTCTTGTCAGAGAGCCTGACAAAAGTAACCAAACATGGAATATAAACAAAGATATGAATCATGCATTTATTGAAGCGTGTAAAAACTTTTACGTTATACGCAATGTTTCTATCCAGGATAG TTttgacaataatattgtcttcttCGGATTTTccggtgatgatgatgaatttaatCGCATCACACAGCGTGGGCTGGAAGTCGTTGGGGACGCCGTCGAAACACTTGGAAATGTAACTTGCGAGCAAATGAACAATTATGAAATATGTAACAGGACCAAAGTAGTAAATCTCGTCTCTAAACAGCTAAGAGATAATTATGGAGACGACAATGTTTACGACTTGATACAGAATATGATTGGAGATAAAGAGACTAGGACCGTCACACACGGGAGAAGTTGTGCCCcagtatttcaaaatattacagAACTATACAAAGTTGTACTATGCGATGAAAGATACACTGACATAAACGTTTATATACATCCTTTGAAAGTAGTAGTATCGCAGATGAACGATTGTAAGTCaacgttaaaaaaatatgattattccGTTCTTGCGCTATTGACATCTAAAGGTTTTGACCATTCGTCGGTTCACTCAGTACCAACTATATTCTATGACACTCTTTATGCTTCTGAAGAAGACGAGGCTGCTTTTCCAAATTCTGTTACTTTATTACCATGGCGACTGTTGAAATATGGTTTCTTAGGATTTATAAGATCAATGGGCTGGGAAAGAGTTGTGATTGTATCCGATGTTTCACAATACAGCATTGAATTTGAACATGAATTGACAACGTTATTTGTCAAAGAAAGGATTGTTTACACGACGGTGAAAAGCGAAGATTATAAGTTTGACGTTGCTAAG ATCTCAAAAAAACTTCATATGACAATGCCGAGGATAGTTATTGCGAACCTTGAGGAAGAAAACGCTTTAAAACTTATGCGTTTGTGGCCGGGGAAAATAACTGTTTGGATTGCGAGAGATATATCTAAACAGAGAGCTGATCAG CAATTACCCCAACGCTTGTTCTCAATTTCTTTGGGCGCTGTCACCGAACCCAACTGTGGCGTGGTTGCTAATATTCTATCTGGACTTACCACCATCCTCAGGGCTTACCATGCTTACATCCCTACGGCCCTAAACCCCACCATGAGAAGGCGTAACTGTTCCAA GCTATTGACCGAAGAAGCAAGAAAGTTAGTGCAAGAGACTGCAGCAGCTAAGGCGTATGTGTACAAATTGGCACGGCGACCAGCATATGACAAGCTAATATCAACCTTGAGAGTAGATTACAATGGGTTCAAAGTTCTCCATGTCACAAATCCGTTTAAAACTGGAATACCTTCTGACGGAACGGCTCAATGTTTGGCTAAAAGTAATACCTACTCAAAACGTTGTGAAGACACTTTTGTCTTGTTGCTAATGTGTGTGGTGATACTCTTCTTCACGACTGCTCTTTTGATCTCTTGTTACTTCCACAAGTCTTCTCCATACAATGATCCGAGATATCAcaacttttaa